In Cyanobacteriota bacterium, one DNA window encodes the following:
- a CDS encoding ATP-binding protein, whose amino-acid sequence MIRTYKEFKKAEEFFWGLSLFTWLKIAALTIALVYLALSLKLGFNNPLLLFLSILWMIVISFVIKSSLDNAVPGFYSSFLTHPFANHVFKTLPNTDGYKSVLDLQNLKTINHDHIVSKEADLISVLKLNNGISWNKSTSQERDSILETWASYLAQLQSIDSINSYLLNSNLLEDVFQCFIWVKPYQLQLDNVNYSLNHNLAEMIEINQEWQDKVFGQDQFIASPEFYIIIRHKNNKNKNQLLYKVLSNFVPESWLSFLIKNDFNDLETEYKLLEQKLATCLKSLNQIGIAAEPLLSNDLIAFCDHWLLSKQLNGQGKNRPVLKHSFDVQVAQKKVATVRSARVAFGDNSDFQNKSNDDLLIDRSKYLEFKGRLHKIYRFSVPPETGDIKFWLLNYLPLFSTESYISIYLQPRNAISDRRKAENKSEILKQMKTRSKVSTVNIIQENQELAKDLIDRPYSFDLVIYIGVSGATVKELQDIDNLIRKPMKQTCLDSLDRQQVNNWLYSLPFAYNKLSNSEKLFANLDFAKSCFSFVDNDLGTPAGPLLATALVNAKPVYLNEYDTAYCHNRAINFIGDSGSGKTVAAKLAIKRRLQESNRRFYIIDNTEDGWQFFVDFFGGEIIEIDKYGLDEPLFAPFACRAKPGTDDFLKHIEDLLKLFAVMKDNQAKLDSGEKVFLTNKIHDLYYSYETPSLSDFYECLCRSENEDADKWRAVISPYCQLTGGIYSKLMDGTQSHLDNDIQLRLFCFSKLNPDSNFLPVSLFLLSNFIENKISVDKHAGITLVIDEAWKIFTNKDSEHGKQLLIHLARAGRGLDLGLWTISQKPSDIPREIHSSASVSLCFQLKEARDKSEISAYANLNQTENQLLHSPLMNERGIALLKTTRSSGLVKLTLDPCEAVLCNSTRDFVNRRSQLLTDLKKSRTKAEACLQVVKELAC is encoded by the coding sequence ATGATCCGCACATATAAAGAATTTAAAAAAGCAGAAGAGTTTTTTTGGGGCTTAAGTTTGTTTACTTGGCTAAAGATAGCTGCATTGACTATTGCTCTAGTTTATCTAGCTCTTAGTCTCAAGCTAGGTTTCAATAATCCTCTTTTGCTTTTTCTTTCTATACTCTGGATGATAGTAATTAGTTTTGTCATTAAATCATCTCTGGATAACGCAGTTCCTGGTTTCTATAGTTCTTTTTTGACTCATCCTTTTGCCAATCATGTTTTCAAAACCTTGCCCAATACTGATGGCTACAAATCAGTCCTTGATTTGCAAAATCTAAAAACTATAAACCATGATCATATCGTTTCCAAAGAAGCAGATTTGATTTCAGTACTGAAACTCAATAACGGCATCTCCTGGAACAAATCTACCAGTCAGGAGCGTGATTCTATTTTAGAAACTTGGGCAAGTTACCTTGCCCAATTACAGTCTATTGATTCGATTAATTCCTATTTGCTTAATTCCAATCTATTAGAAGATGTTTTTCAATGTTTTATTTGGGTGAAGCCCTATCAGCTTCAACTTGACAATGTTAATTATAGTTTGAACCACAATCTTGCTGAAATGATAGAGATTAATCAAGAATGGCAAGATAAGGTCTTTGGACAAGATCAATTTATTGCAAGTCCAGAGTTTTATATTATTATACGCCACAAGAATAATAAGAATAAAAATCAACTCTTGTACAAAGTTTTGAGCAATTTTGTACCTGAGTCATGGTTGAGCTTTTTAATCAAAAATGATTTTAATGATTTAGAGACTGAGTATAAACTACTAGAACAAAAACTAGCAACTTGTCTCAAGAGCCTCAACCAGATCGGGATTGCTGCTGAGCCTTTGCTTTCTAATGACTTGATAGCGTTTTGTGATCATTGGTTACTATCCAAACAGCTCAATGGGCAAGGAAAGAATAGACCTGTTTTGAAACACAGTTTCGATGTACAGGTCGCTCAAAAAAAGGTAGCAACCGTGCGGAGTGCGCGTGTTGCCTTTGGAGATAATTCCGACTTTCAAAACAAGTCTAATGACGATTTGCTGATTGATCGGTCTAAGTACCTTGAGTTTAAAGGACGTCTGCACAAGATTTACCGTTTTAGCGTACCACCAGAGACTGGTGATATTAAGTTTTGGCTCTTGAATTACTTACCTTTGTTTTCTACAGAGTCTTATATCTCGATATATTTGCAGCCACGAAACGCAATTAGTGACAGGCGCAAGGCCGAAAATAAATCTGAGATTCTGAAACAAATGAAAACTAGATCTAAAGTCAGTACCGTCAATATTATTCAAGAAAATCAAGAGCTGGCTAAGGATTTGATTGACAGACCTTATAGTTTTGATTTAGTGATTTATATTGGAGTCTCAGGAGCTACAGTTAAAGAATTACAAGATATTGATAATTTGATACGCAAGCCAATGAAACAAACTTGTTTGGATTCTCTGGACCGGCAACAAGTAAATAATTGGCTATATTCATTACCATTTGCATATAATAAATTATCGAATAGTGAGAAGTTGTTTGCTAATTTAGATTTTGCCAAGTCTTGCTTTAGTTTTGTTGATAATGACTTGGGGACTCCCGCAGGTCCCTTGCTGGCAACAGCTTTAGTTAATGCCAAACCAGTTTACCTTAATGAATACGATACTGCTTATTGCCATAACCGGGCTATCAACTTTATTGGTGACTCTGGTTCAGGCAAGACTGTCGCTGCTAAGCTCGCTATTAAGCGGCGTTTGCAAGAAAGCAACAGACGCTTTTATATTATCGACAATACCGAGGATGGTTGGCAATTCTTTGTTGATTTCTTTGGCGGTGAGATTATTGAAATTGATAAATATGGTCTTGATGAACCATTGTTTGCTCCTTTTGCCTGCAGGGCGAAGCCTGGTACTGACGATTTTTTGAAACATATTGAAGATCTTTTGAAACTCTTTGCTGTTATGAAAGACAACCAAGCCAAATTAGACTCTGGCGAGAAAGTATTTTTGACAAACAAAATCCATGACTTATATTATTCATACGAAACACCATCATTGAGTGATTTCTATGAATGCCTCTGTCGATCTGAGAATGAAGACGCCGATAAGTGGAGGGCAGTGATCTCTCCTTACTGTCAGTTGACTGGTGGTATTTATTCCAAACTCATGGACGGTACTCAATCCCATTTGGATAATGATATTCAGTTACGTTTATTTTGTTTTTCTAAATTGAATCCTGATTCTAATTTCTTACCGGTCAGCTTATTCTTGTTATCAAATTTCATTGAAAATAAAATCAGTGTAGATAAACATGCTGGCATCACTTTGGTGATAGATGAAGCTTGGAAGATTTTTACTAATAAAGATAGTGAACATGGTAAGCAACTATTGATACACTTGGCAAGAGCTGGTAGGGGACTAGATTTGGGGCTTTGGACAATTTCCCAAAAACCAAGTGATATCCCTCGAGAGATTCATTCTTCTGCTTCTGTTAGTCTTTGTTTTCAACTGAAGGAAGCTCGCGACAAGTCAGAAATTTCAGCATATGCGAATCTCAATCAAACAGAAAATCAATTATTACACTCACCGTTAATGAATGAGCGAGGCATTGCTCTTCTAAAAACCACTCGCTCTTCAGGCTTAGTTAAATTGACACTTGATCCCTGTGAAGCTGTTTTGTGTAACTCGACGCGTGATTTTGTAAATCGACGCAGTCAATTATTGACTGATTTGAAGAAATCACGAACTAAAGCAGAAGCGTGTTTGCAAGTGGTCAAGGAGCTTGCATGCTAG
- a CDS encoding MTH1187 family thiamine-binding protein, translated as MSFVSTIRGLFSSRKKQKIAEPMYVVADIATTALGKGASMAHYVKTCREILEKHHLKLNNHAFGTNVEGSLSDLEDALRECHQTLHSKGVPRVSTNLTISSRTDKAQSLKTRLAV; from the coding sequence ATGTCATTCGTATCAACAATACGTGGCTTATTTTCGTCACGCAAAAAACAAAAAATAGCAGAGCCGATGTATGTGGTTGCAGACATCGCAACTACAGCTTTAGGTAAGGGAGCTTCAATGGCTCACTATGTCAAAACTTGTAGAGAGATTCTTGAGAAACATCATCTTAAGCTCAATAACCATGCCTTTGGCACTAATGTCGAAGGGAGTTTGTCTGATTTGGAAGACGCTCTAAGAGAGTGTCACCAAACTTTGCATTCAAAAGGTGTACCGAGAGTTTCTACAAATTTGACGATTAGTAGCAGGACTGATAAAGCGCAGAGCTTGAAGACTAGGCTTGCAGTTTGA
- the cmk gene encoding (d)CMP kinase, translating into MTLVAIAIDGPAGSGKSTIAKRLATELAYIYIDSGAMYRAVTYKWLEKSNGKQSDQDPKLLSDIINQTNFVFDGNQVLINDQDCSKEIRSNNVSQNVSYIASFPVVREKLVELQRQMAKTKDVVMDGRDIGTVVFPDAKLKVFMVASAEVRAQRRAAQLKEQGEEVDLEQLIQEIKLRDKTDSQRTHSPLVKADDAIEIKTDNLSIEEVVEAVLNLI; encoded by the coding sequence ATAACCTTGGTAGCAATTGCAATTGATGGGCCAGCTGGTAGCGGCAAGAGTACAATCGCCAAACGACTTGCCACTGAACTAGCTTATATTTATATTGATAGCGGCGCTATGTATAGAGCAGTGACCTATAAATGGCTAGAAAAAAGCAATGGCAAGCAATCTGATCAAGACCCAAAGCTACTCAGTGACATAATCAATCAAACTAATTTTGTTTTTGATGGAAATCAAGTATTAATCAACGATCAAGACTGCAGCAAAGAAATTCGCAGCAACAATGTCAGTCAAAACGTAAGCTATATCGCCTCCTTCCCAGTAGTTAGAGAGAAGCTAGTAGAGCTGCAACGCCAAATGGCAAAAACCAAAGACGTGGTCATGGACGGACGTGATATTGGCACTGTGGTTTTCCCTGATGCCAAGCTCAAAGTATTTATGGTCGCCTCTGCTGAAGTCAGAGCTCAAAGAAGGGCAGCCCAGCTCAAAGAGCAAGGCGAAGAAGTTGACCTTGAACAATTGATTCAAGAAATTAAATTACGAGATAAAACTGACTCACAAAGAACACATTCACCATTGGTTAAGGCTGATGACGCTATTGAGATCAAAACTGATAATTTAAGTATTGAAGAAGTTGTTGAGGCAGTGTTGAATCTAATCTAA